The following is a genomic window from Phaeodactylum tricornutum CCAP 1055/1 chromosome 31, whole genome shotgun sequence.
CTCTTGCCAAATTGAGTACACTTCGTATGTAGGATTCTACGTGTTTGAATCTACTCACAATTTGGTGCGCTTATCTGAGATTTTCTAAAGTGCGCTCacttccaaaaaaatccatCCGTTGAAATGTCTATCGTGCATTCTTCACCTTCGATCCCAACGGGTACATATGACGATCTTCTCAGAGACACAGTACGTCAATGCGAACATTCGTTCATAAAACTACCAAAATGGACCGCAGAGAGTACGGAGAAGGACGTAGACGCTGCTCACCGACCAACTGGGCGCTGGTCGAGGCGGACAGTATGAACAGTGTTCTCCAGGATGATaacaaagacgacgacacaTCAGCGAGCGAAAATATTCAAGGATTCAAAAGCGAATGGAGACAATCTTGTGGTGGCGAGCGGTACTCTGGTAGCGCTGTAAGCCGTGATGCCTTTAGCATGCCAAGTGTCTTGCTGGGGAGCGATCAAGACCCAACCAGCGCGCTGGCGTTGGATCTGGATCAACCCTGGCAGCGATCGCTTTTAAGAGAGCTCGAAAACACTGACACTATTCATAAACGGCCATTTCGATCGGATCGGATGATGCTTGGTCACGCCAACTCTGGAGACTTCGCTCTGCCGATCGACGATGATTTTTCGGTTGAGACTGACACGAGTTCTACGATTCCTACCCGAGGTCAAGTCATTCACCGTGTGCTGCCGAGTCATGAAAAAGAATGTTTTGCAGCGAGGAAGACAATCACGTTGAAGGAACTATATGTCATGAAGGGAAGAAGACGCAAACGTTGTGCGGTTCTTCGATCCCGTCCCCGCGGACTCTTCAGGAGGAGCACGACATGTCCTCGAATCACTGGGCGGACACCCCTATCGACCCGGAAGAATATAGTGGTGAATGGCACTGCACACCGATGCATCCACCGTATGCCTTTCAAAACGACAATACTACCGAGGTCAGTCTCCGACCGACTCCTAAGAAAGGTCCTGTCGGACGTAGAGGGTCCACGCATGATCTCCACTACCTGCAACGGGTCTCCGCCTTTGGCGACGAGCCGCAGCCGTTCCAACCGCGATGGGTAGGGCTGGAAGATGACGTCCTGACGGTGGAAACTAGTCAAAACGAAGCAAACTGTATGTGTTGGGGTACAGGAATTCTCGACTTTTTGCTACCGCCACGACAGAACGGCGCACCCTTCCGGGGCCGAAAACGTAGGACCTATGTTTCGCCCCGTCCTCAACTTTCGGTGGTAAATGAAGTTGTCGAGGATATCATGGAAACTGCTTCGAAAGCTTCAATAAGCCGCATGCGCGAAGAGCCGACAGGCACCTATCGAGACGATCAATTCTTTTACGGTGGTATCTGTCGTTAGAAAAAGTCCTCCTTTCGGAAGCCTGGTCCTTTACACGATATTCACGGAGCGTTTATGTCTTGTTATTACATACAGAGATTTCCCCAAGAGGGATAATTAAAAATTGTACACGAGCAAATGTCAACACAAACCCATCTTTAGGAAGATGTGCTCTCGTTTGTTGCCGGTGTACTTGTGACCTGTTTCTCGCTTTGTGCTTGTCCCTGCAAATTCTGAAACGCTCTGAGCTCCTCTTCCTTCGCCCTGAAAATTGCCTCGTGGATTTTAGCCGTTTCTGGAGGTTCGCCGTTGTTTTCAGCTAGCAACATCTCCCGCTTGGCTTCGCGCATAGCGCGTTTGGCTTCGATAACGACAGGAGAATCCTTTACCCTCGAGGGTCGACCGGTTCGGAtgctttctctttgtcttcgGTGTCCACGAGATCCTTTATTTCGGCGGTCCTTCATTGCCATGCGCTCGCGACGTACCCATTCCTCTTCGCTTTCCGGCATGTTGGCAAATCGTAGCGGCTGACGATGAACAATTGTTTCGTGCCCCGCTAGTCCAATAGTTGCCACCCGCTCAAACTGACCGTCGTCGCCTAATCGCTGCATCAAGTAGACTTCCCGCACTTGGAACGATAGGTCGGTCGGCCATTCAGTTTCAACGAGAGCTTGCGCCTCCCTGGCGCACTTCAAGTCAGCAAAGTGACTGACCGTAATATGAGGACTGAAAGCTCCGGTTTTGCGCTGATCCATACACATGGGAAATTGGGCTTCCAAAGAAGCTTGTAAAGCTACCAACGGCTCTGCATCGTGAGCCTCGTCACCTCCATTACCTCTAGGCCTTGAATCAGGGTATATCCAAAGGACGCCGCGTTTGGAACCACCAAAGGTACCGAATTTTTCCAGCCGAACAGTGAACGGATCATACAGATGACATACTCTTTTCAACCCGTCGACTATATCCATATTGATAGCATTTCTAGGTGTGGTGTCACCCGACTCGGGTGTGGGCCTAATGTCCAAGAACGGATACAACAGGTTGGCATGGGGAGGCCAGCGGTACAGTCCGGGATCCCGTAATTGTGTGCGTACTTTGGTGAGTTGCTCCCAAACTCGCCGATCCTCATCGTGTGGTACCATGCACACCGTCAGATGGTGCAACTTTTTGTAATACGGATGCGCTTCGGTAGCCATGTTTGCTGTATATGCTCTGACGCCATCCCAGCCATGGTTAGAAGAAATGCTCTTCGACTTTCAACACGTCCGCCGTCGTGCCGTACGAATctgcattgactgtgagcggGAGCGGGCCTCACCAAACTGCATCCGCTCTGGATCATGTACAAGACAATTCCGCATTTTGTCCGAGTACATACCCTCATGGACCGGCAGTAAATGCGTTAACACCGCATATAAGCGCAATTAGCTTGTTTGCAATGAGTTTGAAACCTTGTTTGCGTCTATTGCGGTAGTACTGACCCTACAGCGAAATACTTAGCAAACGTTACTCATATCTATGATGTCCGGCGACCTCTTTCTTCCAATCAATTCTTCCTATACCAAGACAATAAGAGGATTGGCAAGCAACTTGATGTCACAACTTTATTGATATCGCGTTGAGTAACCTGTAACCTTCAAGCAACACTATGGCTTGTCTGTATCGTCATTTTGGCATTGGTGTACAGAATGATGAAGTCCTGATTGTAGTCAATACCCCCCGGCGGAGTTAACTGTTAGCTATTAGGGTCAGGCTAGACGTCTTCTCACGAAAGGTTCCAATTTTTTGCCTTACATTCAAGCAACCGTTTGTGCTACTGATAGATCTGGTGCTGCGCATGGCCTATACTCCTACTTTAAAGTTAGGAGATCGTCGGTAGTTTGGGTTGGGTGTAAGGGTCTAGAGAGAGACGATACATCCTATGCCCAGTACACATGGGTTAAGTCATGCGTTGTTTTTTGGTCGCAACCCATCATTCGAATCGCTAACTCCACATCAACAGAACTACCGTTGGAAAAGCCGGGATCATCCAGTAGAGTCCATACGGCAACAACCCGGTCAACGTTCATCTTTTTCTCTTCCCATTCGACTCTCGTCCAACTCGTTATTTCACCATCAATGGCGAACTCGAACCGAAAGTCCTCACACAGTGGAGCATCGACCAGGCGCCGATCGCTAGGATTGTCCTCTACTCCGCTGTTGACTTCAGTGCCTGTGCACGGTTCTTCATTGTTCACGGAGCACCACCCTTTCGTCAAGGGGTTGTCAGCGTTTGCAAACACCTTAATGGCAATGATCCCTTCACGGACATTTTCGATGTTCAGAATTAGCCAGCCACTCAAGCTATTGTACGTCAGCCCTCCGCGGTCGTCGTTATGACCTATCAAAAGGCACCGTTCATCCGCAGAATGCCCGCAAAAGGAATCGTAAGTTCCATCGCAGTTGTCGGGAGCCGACTTTGTGTGAGAGTACTGCCGATACAAATGAGAGCAGGTTACCTGTGAGTCGAGATACTTTGATGCAACGAATCGAGTGAGCCTCGTCATCGTTTACTTTACGTACCCATCCCTTTCCAGGTACGATTTCAGAATTGTTGTTCAACAAAGCGACCCGATGTTTCGACTTTTGAATATAGTCTAGAGCATGTTTTATGCGCTGACGATTGGCAGCGAATTCAACCCCATTTTCGACTATTGACAGCACATCGATGTCTCCATCAGGAGGATCCAGCACGGGCATCCAAACATCCGGAGGATCGTACAAGTTGCGTTTCACTTCCGGTATTGTCATACTCTCTTTAACCAACGACCGAATGCTAGTTTCGCTTGGATTGGCCCGTGGAAGGTATTCGGATCGCCCTTGAAAAGCCACTTCGCACCATCGAGGTGGCAGAACGGCATTCGCTTTGCAGGCTGTATTGTTCCACGATTGCAGCTTGGATTTGATGGAGTCGTAATGTTCGCCCATGTGCCAAGCCTTGTCAGGCAAGGCAAAGTCGTCTGCATCTCGCCAAATGTGAATAGCCTTTTGCAAAGCCTTCAGCACCTGAAACAACATCAGACGGCTTGCGTATTGATGTTCACGGTTGCCCGGATGCCAGCTCGCTCGACCCCCGGGGAAGTCGGCTTGCTTAGTAGGCGGATCGATATCTGGTCGATCGATCCAACACGTACCATTGTAACGGTTAGCTCGAGTTTCACCTTGCATTCCAGAAGACGGCTTCAGGTACTGCACTGCGTAAGGAAGCCCTTTGACCTGGACTGGGTCGTCTGAAAGTGGCAAATATTTATCTCCCACTTTCCAGAACCCCCCAACCTGCATGATATCCACACCTAGTTCATCGTGGTAGGTAAATAGATTGGCAGTGTTCCACAGCATCGGAACACGCCCCTCGGCTCCCAGTAGACTCTGCTGGACGAACAAGTTCTGGTGCCAATTCGATTTCTCTGTCATACCAGAATCCCACATTAAAATATCGATCTCATTGCCGTAAAGGTCTCTGGCGGCCATTGCGTTTTGGCTCGTGCCTAGTCCCCCCATACCAAAATTATGTGCTTGTAGTCGTACACCCAACCGTGCCAAGATGGGTTCTAAAATACGTTGAAACTGCAATGTGTAGGATTGCTGAAAGTTGTTGCCATGCCCTGaaaaaatatgaagaagTAAGTATCAATCCTTCTATGTGCACACGGGGAAACGAAAAGCTTCTTACCAGCAGCAGCGGAATGGCCTCCCATCACAAAATTAAAATTATCTTCGGTCATGACGGCGTGTAATATGCGTCTCGCTAGCAAACCTTCACTATCTGGAGAAGTGTAGCCGCATCCATCAAACATGACGTTTTTCAACTTGATATCATGATCAGTCTGTTCAAGTTCGAAGAGTTTGGAGCGTTCCTCTATTGTCATACCTGGCTCTTCTATTGGAGAATGGGCCAATTCCGCGAGAATCGCTTCCATCGACCTCGTCACTAAGGCCTCAGCTTCTGGCAGAAATCGCGATAAATATGCGACGTCCACTTGCCAGGCGTTACTTGGAAAATCATTCCTCGGGACATCGCGATAAGGATACCGTGCAAAAAAATCTTCCTCCGGCCGGCTCACTTCGTCGACAAGGGTCCAAGACCCCCACTTCGTTTTGATTTCATTTCGCTTTTCCTGCGCAAGCGGCTGGCCTCGCGGAATATAAGATGGGGAGAGCACATTGAAACGGGGTTTCAAGCCAGGCTCGATGGAGGCATAAAAATCTTCCACATCATTTATGGACACGGAATGTTCAGCGAAATTTGTGCTAGCGCTTTTGTTCGAATCATCGAGCGCGTTGGATTTGCCATGCAAGTCTGCTTTGACGTCCACAGTCCCGTATCCGCTATCGTTGCCAATATCCGATTCGTTTTCGACCCGAGCATCGTCCACAGCAGAtagattcttcttttcaacGTCCTCTAGCCGCGAATCAAATTTTATTTCAACCTGATCGGTAAAAAACGAAGACGCTGCTAATACCACGAGTCCTGCGCCGACGAGGTACCAAATATTGCGAACAGGGAATCTCTCGATCACgtctccttcttttccgCTCGACTCTTGTATCAACATAAAGagctcttcgtcttcctcgtcgtcgtaaACATGGCTACTACTATGTTCTTCAGTTTCCATACCACGTGACTTTGTATCACCAAGAGATCAATCGCAATTGACGGACCAGGAAAGAAGTGACTCTCGCGAACGGAAAGAAGCGAAAACAAACTGTCTGGTCATCTTGGCTTTCTACTTTCTTCAGTGTCGTCACAATCTTGAACATGTATAATTAGTAATTTTATCTAAGAGTCATATGACTCGCCGCTTTGACCGTTTTTGGAATGTCGTTTGGGAGCTCATTGTGTACAAAGAAAAGGATGGTACGAGATATCGAGACCGCAAGACTCCTGCTGGCTCCTGTGTTAACACGATATACACACAGTTCCAGATTAATTGCAATCCCGAAAGGATTGTCTGCCCGCAGTAGGTTTTACACGAGCGTCTTCCCATTATCCAGCACCAGAGCCAAATAGCGAAAAAAAATTGACATTGAAAGCGGTTGCCAAAAGTGAGGCCAATGTTGTCCCAATCACGGAGACTCCAGGTCCTGCGGATGGCTGATATGCGATTGGACCCTAGCAAACCCAAAGCGATCCTCTacgtcgtcattgtcaccatGGGACATTTAGCTTAGGTCGTGGGTTGATTATGAGGACTCTCTCGATCATGTGGCTCGTGTTCTTGTCGTTCCTGATTAACTTCCGAGGCGACGTTGCGTACAGCTTTATCGCACGTACATCTCAGCGTCATGCTCATGGGGCGCTGGTTGGAACTCACCGAATAACAATCTTCCTTTCCCACCGAGAAATCACATTCACCAAAAAATCGAACGGCGGCAGAACCAGCTTGTTCTTGCGCGAAAGTGACAACGATAGCTCGTACTCGGACGATTGCTTTGGGCTCATCTTTTTGTCCAGCTTCTTGGCTCTCGGTGACGTTCTTTTTGCCAGCATATTTCTTGGTTGTTCGGCCTTGGCAGCCGTCTTGACGCAATCTTTTCGTCTGCCGTTCGCAAAGTCCAGAGTACCAGGCGTGGTAGCCGGGGTGACGCTATTGTTGACTCTGCTGGCACGGCCTATGCTAACGGATCCATCTCCAAGTAATGACAATGCCCCTCTGCTGGAGACGGTAGTCTGCagcttttcctttgtctATGGAGTTTTCTTGAAATCGCAGAGATGACAATTTGGATTGTTAACTCAGTTACACAAGAACAAGTTAGGTAGGCTAGTGTTCAAGACGCTTCCTGTTAGATACTATAATGTTATGAACTCCTCGGGTCGCGAGTATGCTACTTCCAATCTGCCGGTTGGGTTGACGACGTAAATGGCAATAACTGTCCGCCCATACCGCCGGTTGCGGACTCCCACCATGGCCCCACCGTCTCGACGGCGGACGACGTGCGGCAGGCATCCCAGTTCTACCGGGTACTCGATTAACACTACCGTATCGTCTGTCACAACGGGACTGTTGGCGACCGCCTCGATCAAATCCCCGTAGACAATTTCTTCGTACGGTGGACATAGTGTGACTAGCTGATATGTCTGTAATTCTGGAATTCCCGCCGCAAAGGGCTCGTTCAACACTTGAATCGCTTCTCCGCAAACGATCTGCTCCTTGCCTGCAAAGTCGCACCATTTGACGTTGCGCTCTACAGCCGAGCAGCAGTCTTCGGAGAGGTCGACAAAGGTGCAGTGCGCTGCGCCTCGACTGAGCGACTCCAGTCCTACACTCCCGGATCCGGCAAAAATATCCAGGTGACGGGTGGTAGTGGCAGGATCGTACAAGCCAAAAGCTGTAAAGGTCGAATAGACTGCTTCCCGGACCTTTCCCATCATAGGTCGTAGATAGACATTCGGACTGTCCAGTCGTCGTCCTTTGGCGGTACCGGCGGCAATCCGGAGCATACTCGGATTGTTGAGACCGGCTTCACGCGCCTTGCCCTGGGGCCGGAGTCGCGGATTGGCGGACCCCCCTCTTGTTTTGACCGACTCGGGTACCACGTGCCCCAGGGTCGGTCGCTTGGCGTTGACTTTGCGCCGCAGATTGGCCGGTATTTCTGCAGCGGAACCGCTGTCGTCAGTCACAACTGTCGTTTTCGGTTTGGCGAAAACAGCCCAGGGCGATGCGCGATCCTTCCTTTTCTGGGCAGGAAAGGCCGCGGAAATTGTCAAAAAGGCTCCATGTGACACCGAGAACGAAGAAACAACTGTCGGTGCCAAAACAGAAAGAATCGCGCAACACCGTACCGatcgacgacaacggcatGTCCTCATGGTAACGATGGCAATTCCTACGAATGTTTGCTTGCTTCTCTCAGAAATATTCCGTTTCTTGTGAGTAGTGGTTGTCCGAAAGCGATTGCCAAGTGTATTTACAGAAGGTTGTTGTGCTGTGCAGTCACCCGTACGCAAAATCGATGGTGTCACCGACTCGCGGCCAGACGTGTCCGGGATGCCTCCGTCGGGCGACTCCCACAATCCATCACCGACGTGACCTCGCCGAGACACAGTGCGGGCGCCTCCGCAGTACGAACCAAGCGACAGGCATACGGACACTGGCCAAACCATTGCCTAGCACCCGTTTGAGCTGATTCTTTTTTTCTGACCCCTGGCAAGCTTTAAGAATCCAGAATGATGGAGATGGAGGAGCACGATTTGGCGCAACAAAAAGACCGTAAGATGCCAGCCCAACCTCTCCATCCGAACCATGTGCGTATCTACAGGAATTTGGAATTTCATTTAGTTCAACTTGCGTTTGTTCATCCTTCAAGCGGTATTCGTCTTCTATGTGGAATAGAGAGTCACGAAATTTTGGTTGTATTGAATACCGGGTCTATAAGGAACTGTCTCTGTTTCTCTGTGGAACAGTGACGTG
Proteins encoded in this region:
- a CDS encoding predicted protein, whose product is MDRREYGEGRRRCSPTNWALVEADSMNSVLQDDNKDDDTSASENIQGFKSEWRQSCGGERYSGSAVSRDAFSMPSVLLGSDQDPTSALALDLDQPWQRSLLRELENTDTIHKRPFRSDRMMLGHANSGDFALPIDDDFSVETDTSSTIPTRGKKTQTLCGSSIPSPRTLQEEHDMSSNHWADTPIDPEEYSGEWHCTPMHPPYAFQNDNTTEVSLRPTPKKGPVGRRGSTHDLHYLQRVSAFGDEPQPFQPRWVGLEDDVLTVETSQNEANCMCWGTGILDFLLPPRQNGAPFRGRKRRTYVSPRPQLSVVNEVVEDIMETASKASISRMREEPTGTYRDDQFFYGGICR
- a CDS encoding predicted protein, which translates into the protein MATEAHPYYKKLHHLTVCMVPHDEDRRVWEQLTKVRTQLRDPGLYRWPPHANLLYPFLDIRPTPESGDTTPRNAINMDIVDGLKRVCHLYDPFTVRLEKFGTFGGSKRGVLWIYPDSRPRGNGGDEAHDAEPLVALQASLEAQFPMCMDQRKTGAFSPHITVSHFADLKCAREAQALVETEWPTDLSFQVREVYLMQRLGDDGQFERVATIGLAGHETIVHRQPLRFANMPESEEEWVRRERMAMKDRRNKGSRGHRRQRESIRTGRPSRVKDSPVVIEAKRAMREAKREMLLAENNGEPPETAKIHEAIFRAKEEELRAFQNLQGQAQSEKQVTSTPATNESTSS
- a CDS encoding predicted protein, whose protein sequence is METEEHSSSHVYDDEEDEELFMLIQESSGKEGDVIERFPVRNIWYLVGAGLVVLAASSFFTDQVEIKFDSRLEDVEKKNLSAVDDARVENESDIGNDSGYGTVDVKADLHGKSNALDDSNKSASTNFAEHSVSINDVEDFYASIEPGLKPRFNVLSPSYIPRGQPLAQEKRNEIKTKWGSWTLVDEVSRPEEDFFARYPYRDVPRNDFPSNAWQVDVAYLSRFLPEAEALVTRSMEAILAELAHSPIEEPGMTIEERSKLFELEQTDHDIKLKNVMFDGCGYTSPDSEGLLARRILHAVMTEDNFNFVMGGHSAAAGHGNNFQQSYTLQFQRILEPILARLGVRLQAHNFGMGGLGTSQNAMAARDLYGNEIDILMWDSGMTEKSNWHQNLFVQQSLLGAEGRVPMLWNTANLFTYHDELGVDIMQVGGFWKVGDKYLPLSDDPVQVKGLPYAVQYLKPSSGMQGETRANRYNGTCWIDRPDIDPPTKQADFPGGRASWHPGNREHQYASRLMLFQVLKALQKAIHIWRDADDFALPDKAWHMGEHYDSIKSKLQSWNNTACKANAVLPPRWCEVAFQGRSEYLPRANPSETSIRSLVKESMTIPEVKRNLYDPPDVWMPVLDPPDGDIDVLSIVENGVEFAANRQRIKHALDYIQKSKHRVALLNNNSEIVPGKGWYSHTKSAPDNCDGTYDSFCGHSADERCLLIGHNDDRGGLTYNSLSGWLILNIENVREGIIAIKVFANADNPLTKGWCSVNNEEPCTGTEVNSGVEDNPSDRRLVDAPLCEDFRFEFAIDGEITSWTRVEWEEKKMNVDRVVAVWTLLDDPGFSNGSSVDVELAIRMMGCDQKTTHDLTHVYWA
- a CDS encoding predicted protein is translated as MLRIAAGTAKGRRLDSPNVYLRPMMGKVREAVYSTFTAFGLYDPATTTRHLDIFAGSGSVGLESLSRGAAHCTFVDLSEDCCSAVERNVKWCDFAGKEQIVCGEAIQVLNEPFAAGIPELQTYQLVTLCPPYEEIVYGDLIEAVANSPVVTDDTVVLIEYPVELGCLPHVVRRRDGGAMVGVRNRRYGRTVIAIYVVNPTGRLEVAYSRPEEFITL